The segment TTTATGGTAGCCTACATATTAAATTGCTGACTGAGTAAACGCAGACTACCACTTCTTCTTTCTCCAATACTTTCCAAACATCCCACATCACTCTGTGTTACTGTATGTTGGTGTTTTCAGAAGACACATTAGTTCTGGTTCGTTAGACTAATGTTTGCCTTTTTGGTATTTTGGTAACTTTTCTTTCAAATTCTCCTCAGACAACGCTGAAGTGAGAGCAGAACATGGACGTAGTTGTGCGCAATAACCACAGAGGACACAAGGAGTCTGCTGTCCAGGCCGAGCACTTGAAACTGCCGGACCTAGGACTGAGACTGAAAGCTCAGGGCATTCACAACAAGTACCTCTTCAAAGACAACATCCCAGAATACCCAAGGCCAGAGTTCTGGGTTTCCCAGCTCAAACACGACACGAATGAAGGCGGGCTATTTGGCATAGCCGTCGAAAGCCAAGGGGGGTTCTGTGCTAGGGACAGAGAAGAGGGGCCAGAGGACCCAGAAGAGGGGCCAGAGGGTTTGGACCTGCTGTGGTGGAGCTTGTCTTTGGGAGCAGAGGAGATGGCCTCGGCTGAACAACGTCTGCTCCAGACCAGGTACCCTGACAGGACAGAGGAGCAGGCCAGGGAGCAGAAATCCTTCCTGCAGAGGTTCGCCACCTCACCTGCCTTCCTGGACACCTCTCGGCTGGGCTCCTACCGCTTCACCTTCCCCCTGGAGGAGCTACTTAAGAGATACCGGGAACAGGTACTGAAGTCTTGTTAGTGGTGCTGTTAAAATATCTGTAGAATAAACATACAGGACTGCTGGGTACATACCGAGACCATGTGAGAATTTGTGGTCAAATAATTTAAAGAAACAAGAGCATGTAATTTAATGATATTGAAGGTGTTTGTCTTTTTTTAGCTATGCGTTGGACACGAGCCAATCCTGCGTGTGTATGAGACAGTCCTGTACAAACAGGAGGTGATGTACTCAGTGCTAGTCCACAGTCACTTCAACAACGACCTCTTTGAGAAGtaccctctcctccaggacaatgACGATGGAGTCTGCGCTTACAGAGATGGACAAATCATTTGGAGACCCGAGGCCATGTGTAAGACACACAGGTTAGAGTGGGCACAACTTTTaatggggacgggggggacatgaccccccccccccacattctgaaattgtatgtttgttccccccagttttatcattgcactGTGATACAAAACGTGGCACCGGTGTGCTTTAGGACAATGTGGACGCCTTAGAGCGGTTATTCcgcccccccacttctaaaaccaaattGCGCCCTGGTATAATTCACAGATCAATGTAAACAATGCGCAGACTCAAAACATTTCCATGCAATGCTAAATATGTCAGTTACTTTAGATGTAAACATAGCAATAATAGATACAAAAATCACTCTCAATTATAGTATGGGATGCTTTAATTACAATTTGAATTGACTCACAATTTTACTTCCCTTCCACAGCTTCAAACTGGTGCCAAAGCCCTACCAGAACCAGGATGTAGCCCACCTGATCCCTGATCCACAGAAACACCAGTTCTACGTTTGGGACAACATTGCTGTAGCGTTCCACATGGACGGTTCACAGGTTAGATTTCACATCAACTTTATTGATTGGATCAACAATGTTTGTACCGGAAAGTAACAGGGTGTAAAGGATTTAGTTCTAGCCCAactctaacacacctgattcaattagTCAACGAATTATCAAGACCTTTATTAGCGTAATCTGTGTGTAAGTGGTGCCTGGAATAAAACCCTGCACAccctgtatctctccaggacAGGTTTTAAGACAACTGCTTTGTTGGTATAACTTTTAAAGGTACAACAATGTTGCCAAAGCAGCAAGACTTTTACAATCAGCAATCAAAAGTCTAACTATCACTGAAGATGATGAAAAATTCTGTTCCTCTCAGATGTTGACCTTCGATACGTACAATTTGAGAGACCATCTGAGATTCTGTGAGCCAGGAAGGCCACCAATATCCCCCGACTGTGAGTTCACCACATACGAGGAGGCCAAAGACATGGTGGACTGCTATTGGCCTTACTACCACACCCCCCTGTTCTGATTAACTTACTACCACACCCCCTGTTCTGATTAACTTACTACCACACCCCCCTGTTCTGATAAACTTACTACCACACCCCCTGTTCTGATTAACTTACTACCACACCCCCTGTTCTGATAAACTTACTACCACACCCCCTGTTCTGATTAACTTACTACCACACCCCCCTGTTCTGATTAACTTACTACCACACCCCCCTGTTCTGATAAACTTACTACCACACCCCCTGTTCTGATAAACTTACTACCACACCCCCCATCCAAACTTACTACCAGAATGATGATGATCTACTAGGATGCTTATTTCTTGATTTGCTGTTTGGATTGTTTTCATGATTGTGTATTTGGATTGTATTTGAGAGACATTCTACTCCACTGTTGGAGATAGTAACACAATCTTTTCCATGCACGTGCCATAacacctgcaaatctgtgtacgtgaccaataaactttgatttgatgatgATTTTGAAGTCAAACGTAAAGGAAAGTTAAAATTGTTATTCTTTCAACATGCTTCACTGGTTTAAACCCAGTAAGCtacatgtgtttgtgtttttgttagTCATCACTCTTTCTTTGTCAGGTTTGAGAACATATTGCTTTTGTTAGTCAGCAGTACTATATTGTTTGTCAGGATTGAGAAAATATtgcttttgttatttttgtgcCTTTGCTCTACAAGGAGCTAAAAGGACTCAAGTATTTTTTGTTAAGTTAgaatttttaagaaaataaatctTCTACATTGGGACTAAACTACGTAGCCCAGTCTCTCAATTCAGCCTATGGCAATCCTTCATCACAATGCTCTGGACATGATCTGTAATGCTTTATTTAAtatcttttttttaattttttttattttattttatcacattttctccccaattttcgtggtatccaatcgctagtaattactaccttgtctcatcgctacaactcccgtacgggcacgggagagacgaaggtcgaaagccatgcgtcctccgaagcacaacccaaccagccgtactgcttcttaacacagcgcgcctccaacccggaagccagccgcaccaatgtgtcggaggaaacaccgtgtacctggccccccttggttggcgcgcactgcgcccggcccgtcacaggagtcgctggagtgcgatgagacaaggatatccctaccggccaaaccctccctaccccggacgacgctatgccaattgtgcttcgcccctcggacctcccggtcgcggccggctgcgacagagcctgggcgcgaacccagagactctggtggcgcagttagcactgcgatgcagtgccctagaccaaaTGGTCACTCCCACCCTGTGCAGCACTGTGTAAAGTTTCAGATGCATGGaaagatgactgggaatatagccgaatacaaacagtgtagttattccccccgcaaggcaatcaaacaagtgaaaCATCAGTATAAAGACAAAGTGGACTCGCAATTCAACGACTCAGACACAAGACctatgtggcagggactacaggaaatcacggactacaaatagaaaaccagccacatcacgAACAgcaacgtcttgcttccagacaaactaaacatgttctttgcccgctttgaggataatacagtgccaccgacgcggcccgccaCCAAGggctgcgccccccccccccccccccccccccctccttctttgtggctgacgtgagtaagacatttaaacgtgttaacccttgcaaggctgtcGGCCCAGACTAGTGGTTCGTTATGGAGGGTGATTTATGCCAGAATTAAGCCTTGTGAAGCTACTGATACCTCTCACCAAGTCACCTAACGTCTTCCTAGCGTCGTAAATTAACGGCATGAATTAACATGGACTGTCAATGGAGACAAGTTTGTTTCTAAGGCATCAAACTGCCGGCGCGTTCACGTCATGTGACAAGTACACATCATGTAGTCGTAGTGTTCACGTCGCGTAACCTGTCACTGACACGTCACGTGTCAGTTTGTTTAAGTATATTAT is part of the Salvelinus fontinalis isolate EN_2023a chromosome 6, ASM2944872v1, whole genome shotgun sequence genome and harbors:
- the LOC129857042 gene encoding uncharacterized protein LOC129857042, whose protein sequence is MDVVVRNNHRGHKESAVQAEHLKLPDLGLRLKAQGIHNKYLFKDNIPEYPRPEFWVSQLKHDTNEGGLFGIAVESQGGFCARDREEGPEDPEEGPEGLDLLWWSLSLGAEEMASAEQRLLQTRYPDRTEEQAREQKSFLQRFATSPAFLDTSRLGSYRFTFPLEELLKRYREQLCVGHEPILRVYETVLYKQEVMYSVLVHSHFNNDLFEKYPLLQDNDDGVCAYRDGQIIWRPEAMCKTHSFKLVPKPYQNQDVAHLIPDPQKHQFYVWDNIAVAFHMDGSQMLTFDTYNLRDHLRFCEPGRPPISPDCEFTTYEEAKDMVDCYWPYYHTPLF